A window from Neodiprion fabricii isolate iyNeoFabr1 chromosome 2, iyNeoFabr1.1, whole genome shotgun sequence encodes these proteins:
- the LOC124175568 gene encoding putative nuclease HARBI1: MRLKDTEKYTNYLRMQPEQFDTLLQLVSPRITKSHVVREPITASTRLALNLRYLASGDSMVSLSYAFRIGKSTVTGIISDTCEVLWTTLKDKVLFQPSAHNWLNIAEQFKDTWNFPKCIGAIDGKHVNIEARPNSGSTYYNYKGSHSLMLMAMCDAIYWFTLVDIGAQGWKIFQRPILASTETIEGIIKASVCLHNWLKKDEDSTPAMKRTYCPPVFADSTSSTGHINDGQWRAEVPCAMGIAKLR, from the exons ATGAGGTTGAAAGATACAGAAAAGTACACAAATTACTTGAGAATGCAACCAGAACAGTTTGATACTCTCCTTCAGTTAGTGAGTCCCCGCATAACAAAATCTCATGTGGTTCGAGAACCTATTACAGCTTCGACCAGGTTGGCCCTGAATCTCAG ATATTTAGCTTCCGGCGATAGCATGGTTTCCTTGAGTTATGCTTTCCGTATAGGAAAATCAACAGTCACAGGAATAATATCCGACACTTGTGAGGTTTTATGGACAACTTTGAAAGATAAAGTGTTGTTTCAACCATCTGCACATAATTGGCTAAATATAGCAGAACAATTCAAAGATACATGGAATTTCCCAAAGTGTATTGGGGCCATAGATGGAAAACACGTTAACATTGAG GCTAGACCAAATTCGGGGTCCACCTATTACAACTATAAAGGCAGTCACAGCCTAATGCTCATGGCAATGTGTGATGCTATTTATTGGTTCACCCTTGTTGACATAGGGGCTCAGG ggtggaaaatatttcagaggCCTATACTTGCTTCAACTGAAACTATAGAGGGAATAATAAAAGCATCTGTCTGTCTCCACAATTGGTTAAAGAAGGATGAAGATTCCACACCTGCCATGAAAAGAACATATTGTCCACCTGTTTTCGCAGATAGCACATCGTCAACTGGTCACATCAATGATGGTCAATGGCGGGCTGAAGTCCCATGTGCTATGGGAATAGCTAAACTCCGTTGA